The sequence GCTTGTTTTTCTGCATGCTCAATTCATATCATATTTTCCTCATCCATTACAAGCTAAAAACCCTTACGTAGAGCGGGTTCTGTGAGCTTTCAAGCTCATTTTTACCCACTCGGTAAGGACAAGACCCATTATAGTAAGAACCGGGACGTTAGTCAATGCCCTGAGAGCAGAATCGGGTATGGTAAATGCCGCCGCAGATTCGAAAAATAAAAGTAAATAAAAAGGTGGACACCGATTAAATAATGCTATAATATCCAATAATTTTACCGGAATAGAACATTGTTCATGACCCCAAGGAGTTGCATGATCTCTTCAGCCGGCGACATAAAGGACATGACCATCCCCTGGCTCTTTCAGGACCTCCGGAAAGAGAAGGAGACCGGCACCGTTGTCTTTTCGCGCGACCGGGAAATAAAAAAGGTGTTCTTCAGGAACGGGGACATCCTCTTCGCCTCATCGAATTTGGATGAGGACAGGCTGGGAGAGTTCCTGATGCGAACGGGAAAGATCACCAGCGCCCAGTTCGACTCCTCATCGGAAGCCGTCATCAAAACTGGTAAAAAACTGGGCGCCGTCCTGTTCGAGATGGGAATCCTCACCGCGCAGGACCTCGTGGCCCAGGTGAAGCTCCAGGTCAAGGAGATCATCATTAAGCTATTCGGCTGGCGCGACGGGGGCTACCAGTTCGATGGCCGCCCCCTGCCGGTCTCCGAGATCATCCCCATCCATATGAGCACCGGCGACCTGATCATCGAAGGCATCCGCAATCTCGACTGGAAAGGTATCCGCAAATCGCTCCCTTCGATCAAGACCATCCTGCGCACCTCAACGGACCCCTCGCTCCTCTTCCAGAGCGTCCACCTCGATCAGGACCAGCGGACGGTCTTTTCGCTCATCGACGGCTCCACAAGCATTCAGGAACTATGCGTACTGTCAGGCATCGGGGACTTCAACACCCTGAAGGCGGTATACGCGATGCTGGCCCTCAGGATGGCGGAAACCGGAGAGATCAAGACCCGGGAGGATAAGATCGTGTCCGCGGTCGTGCGCGAAACCGTCGCGGCCGAAGTGAAAAAAGAGGAGAAAGCCCCTGCGACCGAGATATCCGTCACCAAGGAGACCCTCCAGAACGCCTTCGACAGTCTGGGACGTCAGAACCATTATGAAGTGCTCGAGGTGGGCCACGGCGCCACGGCGCTGGAGATCAAAAAGGCGTACTTCCATCTTGCCAAGCACTACCATCCGGACCGGCACTTTGAACCCGAGATGAGCGACATGAAGGAAAAGCTCGAAGCGCTCTTTTCGCGGATCCACGATGCCTATGAAACCCTCAGTTCACCGACCGCGCGCAAGGAATACAACATCGATCTCGCCAGCGGGGCTGATAGGGACCGGGAGGAGGGAAAAGCCCATAAGGGAACAACAGCCAACCGGGAGACTGCCCGCGCGCAGTTCAACGAGGGAATTAAACAGTTTAACCAGGGAAACTTTTGGGGTGCCGAGGAGGCCTTCGAGTGGGCGATCCGTCTTGATCCCGGGAATGCGGAATACGTATTTCGCCGGGGCCTGACGCTCGCGCGCATTCCGCGCAGGGGCCACGAAGCGGAAGAGCACTTTGTGAGGGCGATCGAGAAAGCTCCGAAAAAAAGCGACTACCATCTGGAGCTCGGAAACTTCTACGCGAGAAGCGGCCTGAAAGAGAAGGCGCTCGCCGCATACCGGAATGCCCTGCAGCACGACCCGATGTCTGACAAGATCACCAAGGCCATCCAGAAGATCAGCGGATAGAACTTCCCACCCCAGTCATATCATTTCATCCACTGGCGGACATCCGTAACATCCCGATGGGATTCGGAGAAGGACGCTTGTAGCCTTTTTCCTGGACCACAACGTCCAGGGGCAGGCTCATCAGGTCTGCAAGATCAGGCGTCATGCGGCCCATTATTTTTTCATCCACGGTCTTGACATACGATTTGCAACGATCGCAGGCGCGGACCCTGAATCCTTTTTCTTTCTTGACAATAAAAGTGTTCAGCAACGCCCGATTCTTATTATGACAAACAGGACATCCGACGGCATCATACCGTCCTTTCGTACCACAGAAAGAACAGTGCTGCTGCAAACCCTTCGGGGAGACGGTCAACAGGGACGGCCGCGCACTGCATACGGGACACCTCCCTTCTTCCCAAAAGCGGTCATCACGCTGAAGGACCTCTTGTATCCCGAGAAAGTATGGCCTGCTTAAAAGAAAAAGAAGCATCGTAAGATCGTCCTCGGAATACGGGAGCGAGAACGCCGGCACTTCAAGCAGAGGGAGCCTCGTAAAATCGATCTCGCCGAGCTCCAGGGCCTGCTTCAGAGGTGACAGGCTGCCTTCGGGCAGATCAACAACAGTCAGAAAACGCTCAATGATCCGGCCAATGAACTCCGGCGGATAGGCGTTCAGACCCGGCCTCGACGGAATGCCGAGCGCCTTCACCGCAGCCGCGAACTGGATGGATCTTTCATAGAACCGCAGCGTGTTATCGAGATGCGGCTTCTTCGCGATAATTTCTTC is a genomic window of Nitrospirota bacterium containing:
- a CDS encoding DnaJ domain-containing protein; the protein is MISSAGDIKDMTIPWLFQDLRKEKETGTVVFSRDREIKKVFFRNGDILFASSNLDEDRLGEFLMRTGKITSAQFDSSSEAVIKTGKKLGAVLFEMGILTAQDLVAQVKLQVKEIIIKLFGWRDGGYQFDGRPLPVSEIIPIHMSTGDLIIEGIRNLDWKGIRKSLPSIKTILRTSTDPSLLFQSVHLDQDQRTVFSLIDGSTSIQELCVLSGIGDFNTLKAVYAMLALRMAETGEIKTREDKIVSAVVRETVAAEVKKEEKAPATEISVTKETLQNAFDSLGRQNHYEVLEVGHGATALEIKKAYFHLAKHYHPDRHFEPEMSDMKEKLEALFSRIHDAYETLSSPTARKEYNIDLASGADRDREEGKAHKGTTANRETARAQFNEGIKQFNQGNFWGAEEAFEWAIRLDPGNAEYVFRRGLTLARIPRRGHEAEEHFVRAIEKAPKKSDYHLELGNFYARSGLKEKALAAYRNALQHDPMSDKITKAIQKISG
- the fdhE gene encoding formate dehydrogenase accessory protein FdhE, producing the protein MDIIEEIIAKKPHLDNTLRFYERSIQFAAAVKALGIPSRPGLNAYPPEFIGRIIERFLTVVDLPEGSLSPLKQALELGEIDFTRLPLLEVPAFSLPYSEDDLTMLLFLLSRPYFLGIQEVLQRDDRFWEEGRCPVCSARPSLLTVSPKGLQQHCSFCGTKGRYDAVGCPVCHNKNRALLNTFIVKKEKGFRVRACDRCKSYVKTVDEKIMGRMTPDLADLMSLPLDVVVQEKGYKRPSPNPIGMLRMSASG